Proteins found in one Choloepus didactylus isolate mChoDid1 chromosome 25, mChoDid1.pri, whole genome shotgun sequence genomic segment:
- the LOC119520421 gene encoding cytochrome P450 4F2-like isoform X1 — translation MPLLSLSWLGLGPVDLSPWLLLLLVGATWLLARALSWSYAFYEKCHRLRSFPQPPKRNWFLGHMDLFYANEQTLMNTAQLVATYPQHLVVWMGPIIPVISLFHPDVIRCVTNASATIAPKNMLFYQFLKPWLGDGLLLSAGDKWSHHRRMLTPAFHFNILKPYMKIFNESVNIMHAKWQRLASEGSIRLDMFEHISLMTLDSLLKCVFSFNSHCQEKPSKYIAAILELSALVVKRNRQIFLHPDFLYHLTPDGQRFRKACQLVHDFTDAVIQERRHTLPDEGADDVLMDKARTRTLDFIDVLLLAKDADGKLLSDEDIRAEADTFMFGGHDTTASSLSWILYNLAKHPEYQDRCRQEVQELLRDRQSEEIEWDDLANLPFLTMCIKESLRLHPPVPFISRCCTQDVVLPDGRAIPKGVICTISIFGTHHNPSIWPNPEVYDPFRFHPENIKERSPLAFIPFSAGPRNCIGQTFAMTEMKVVLALTLLRFRVLPDEVEPRRKPEVILRTEEGLWLKMEPLSAGSPGSTQSRP, via the exons ATGCCACTGCTGAGCCTGTCATGGCTGGGACTTGGGCCCGTGGACCTCTCCCCATGGCTGCTCCTGCTGCTGGTTGGGGCCACCTGGCTCCTGGCCAGAGCCCTGTCCTGGTCCTATGCCTTCTATGAGAAGTGCCACCGCCTCCGAAGCTTCCCACAGCCCCCAAAACGGAACTGGTTTTTGGGTCACATGGACTTG TTCTACGCCAATGAGCAGACTTTGATGAATACTGCTCAGCTGGTGGCCACGTACCCCCAGCATCTTGTGGTCTGGATGGGGCCCATCATCCCTGTCATCAGTCTGTTCCACCCAGATGTCATCCGATGTGTCACCAACGCCTCAG CCACCATCGCACCGAAAAATATGCTCTTCTACCAGTTCCTGAAACCCTGGTTGG GGGATGGGCTTCTGCTGAGTGCTGGTGACAAGTGGAGCCATCACCGCCGCATGCTGACACCTGCCTTCCACTTCAACATCCTGAAGCCCTATATGAAGATTTTCAACGAGAGTGTGAACATCATGCAC GCCAAGTGGCAGCGCCTGGCCTCGGAGGGCAGTATCCGCCTAGACATGTTTGAACACATCAGCCTCATGACTCTGGACAGCCTGCTGAAATGTGTCTTCAGCTTCAACAGCCACTGCCAGGA GAAGCCCAGCAAATACATTGCAGCCATCCTGGAGCTCAGTGCCCTTGTAGTAAAACGGAACCGGCAGATCTTTCTGCACCCAGACTTCCTGTATCATCTCACTCCTGATGGGCAGCGCTTCCGCAAAGCCTGCCAGCTGGTGCATGACTTCACAGACGCCGTCATCCAGGAGCGGCGCCACACCCTCCCTGATGAGGGTGCTGATGACGTCCTCATGGACAAGGCCAGGACCAGGACTTTGGATTTCATTGACGTGCTCCTGCTGGCCAAG GATGCAGATGGGAAGCTACTGTCAGATGAGGACATCCGAGCGGAGGCTGACACCTTCATGTTTGGGG GCCATGACACCACAGCCAGCAGCCTCTCCTGGATCCTGTATAACCTTGCAAAGCACCCGGAGTACCAGGATCGCTGCCGTCAGGAGGTGCAAGAGCTCCTGAGGGACCGTCAGTCAGAGGAGATTGAATG GGACGACCTGGCCAACTTGCCCTTCCTGACCATGTGCATCAAGGAGAGTCTGCGATTACATCCACCAGTTCCCTTCATCTCCCGCTGCTGTACCCAGGACGTTGTGCTCCCGGATGGCCGTGCTATCCCCAAAG GTGTTATCTGCACGATTAGCATTTTCGGGACCCATCACAACCCGTCAATCTGGCCGAACCCTGAG GTCTATGACCCCTTCCGCTTCCACCCAGAAAACATCAAGGAGAGGTCACCTCTGGCTTTCATTCCTTTCTCAGCTGGTCCCAG GAACTGCATCGGGCAGACGTTCGCCATGACCGAGATGAAGGTGGTCCTGGCGCTCACGTTACTGCGCTTCCGCGTCCTGCCGGACGAGGTTGAGCCCCGGAGGAAGCCGGAGGTGATCCTGCGCACGGAGGAAGGACTTTGGCTGAAGATGGAGCCGCTGAGCGCTGGTTCGCCTGGATCCACCCAATCAAGGCCTTAG
- the LOC119520421 gene encoding cytochrome P450 4F3-like isoform X3 yields the protein MPLLSLSWLGLGPVDLSPWLLLLLVGATWLLARALSWSYAFYEKCHRLRSFPQPPKRNWFLGHMDLFYANEQTLMNTAQLVATYPQHLVVWMGPIIPVISLFHPDVIRCVTNASATIAPKNMLFYQFLKPWLGDGLLLSAGDKWSHHRRMLTPAFHFNILKPYMKIFNESVNIMHAKWQRLASEGSIRLDMFEHISLMTLDSLLKCVFSFNSHCQEKPSKYIAAILELSALVVKRNRQIFLHPDFLYHLTPDGQRFRKACQLVHDFTDAVIQERRHTLPDEGADDVLMDKARTRTLDFIDVLLLAKDADGKLLSDEDIRAEADTFMFGGHDTTASSLSWILYNLAKHPEYQDRCRQEVQELLRDRQSEEIEWSMTPSASTQKTSRRGHLWLSFLSQLVPGGSLSPCPSRRNCIGQTFAMTEMKVVLALTLLRFRVLPDEVEPRRKPEVILRTEEGLWLKMEPLSAGSPGSTQSRP from the exons ATGCCACTGCTGAGCCTGTCATGGCTGGGACTTGGGCCCGTGGACCTCTCCCCATGGCTGCTCCTGCTGCTGGTTGGGGCCACCTGGCTCCTGGCCAGAGCCCTGTCCTGGTCCTATGCCTTCTATGAGAAGTGCCACCGCCTCCGAAGCTTCCCACAGCCCCCAAAACGGAACTGGTTTTTGGGTCACATGGACTTG TTCTACGCCAATGAGCAGACTTTGATGAATACTGCTCAGCTGGTGGCCACGTACCCCCAGCATCTTGTGGTCTGGATGGGGCCCATCATCCCTGTCATCAGTCTGTTCCACCCAGATGTCATCCGATGTGTCACCAACGCCTCAG CCACCATCGCACCGAAAAATATGCTCTTCTACCAGTTCCTGAAACCCTGGTTGG GGGATGGGCTTCTGCTGAGTGCTGGTGACAAGTGGAGCCATCACCGCCGCATGCTGACACCTGCCTTCCACTTCAACATCCTGAAGCCCTATATGAAGATTTTCAACGAGAGTGTGAACATCATGCAC GCCAAGTGGCAGCGCCTGGCCTCGGAGGGCAGTATCCGCCTAGACATGTTTGAACACATCAGCCTCATGACTCTGGACAGCCTGCTGAAATGTGTCTTCAGCTTCAACAGCCACTGCCAGGA GAAGCCCAGCAAATACATTGCAGCCATCCTGGAGCTCAGTGCCCTTGTAGTAAAACGGAACCGGCAGATCTTTCTGCACCCAGACTTCCTGTATCATCTCACTCCTGATGGGCAGCGCTTCCGCAAAGCCTGCCAGCTGGTGCATGACTTCACAGACGCCGTCATCCAGGAGCGGCGCCACACCCTCCCTGATGAGGGTGCTGATGACGTCCTCATGGACAAGGCCAGGACCAGGACTTTGGATTTCATTGACGTGCTCCTGCTGGCCAAG GATGCAGATGGGAAGCTACTGTCAGATGAGGACATCCGAGCGGAGGCTGACACCTTCATGTTTGGGG GCCATGACACCACAGCCAGCAGCCTCTCCTGGATCCTGTATAACCTTGCAAAGCACCCGGAGTACCAGGATCGCTGCCGTCAGGAGGTGCAAGAGCTCCTGAGGGACCGTCAGTCAGAGGAGATTGAATG GTCTATGACCCCTTCCGCTTCCACCCAGAAAACATCAAGGAGAGGTCACCTCTGGCTTTCATTCCTTTCTCAGCTGGTCCCAG GGGGCAGTCTGAGCCCCTGTCCCTCCCGCAGGAACTGCATCGGGCAGACGTTCGCCATGACCGAGATGAAGGTGGTCCTGGCGCTCACGTTACTGCGCTTCCGCGTCCTGCCGGACGAGGTTGAGCCCCGGAGGAAGCCGGAGGTGATCCTGCGCACGGAGGAAGGACTTTGGCTGAAGATGGAGCCGCTGAGCGCTGGTTCGCCTGGATCCACCCAATCAAGGCCTTAG
- the LOC119520421 gene encoding cytochrome P450 4F2-like isoform X2 — translation MPLLSLSWLGLGPVDLSPWLLLLLVGATWLLARALSWSYAFYEKCHRLRSFPQPPKRNWFLGHMDLFYANEQTLMNTAQLVATYPQHLVVWMGPIIPVISLFHPDVIRCVTNASATIAPKNMLFYQFLKPWLGDGLLLSAGDKWSHHRRMLTPAFHFNILKPYMKIFNESVNIMHAKWQRLASEGSIRLDMFEHISLMTLDSLLKCVFSFNSHCQEKPSKYIAAILELSALVVKRNRQIFLHPDFLYHLTPDGQRFRKACQLVHDFTDAVIQERRHTLPDEGADDVLMDKARTRTLDFIDVLLLAKDADGKLLSDEDIRAEADTFMFGGHDTTASSLSWILYNLAKHPEYQDRCRQEVQELLRDRQSEEIEWDDLANLPFLTMCIKESLRLHPPVPFISRCCTQDVVLPDGRAIPKGVICTISIFGTHHNPSIWPNPEVYDPFRFHPENIKERSPLAFIPFSAGPRGQSEPLSLPQELHRADVRHDRDEGGPGAHVTALPRPAGRG, via the exons ATGCCACTGCTGAGCCTGTCATGGCTGGGACTTGGGCCCGTGGACCTCTCCCCATGGCTGCTCCTGCTGCTGGTTGGGGCCACCTGGCTCCTGGCCAGAGCCCTGTCCTGGTCCTATGCCTTCTATGAGAAGTGCCACCGCCTCCGAAGCTTCCCACAGCCCCCAAAACGGAACTGGTTTTTGGGTCACATGGACTTG TTCTACGCCAATGAGCAGACTTTGATGAATACTGCTCAGCTGGTGGCCACGTACCCCCAGCATCTTGTGGTCTGGATGGGGCCCATCATCCCTGTCATCAGTCTGTTCCACCCAGATGTCATCCGATGTGTCACCAACGCCTCAG CCACCATCGCACCGAAAAATATGCTCTTCTACCAGTTCCTGAAACCCTGGTTGG GGGATGGGCTTCTGCTGAGTGCTGGTGACAAGTGGAGCCATCACCGCCGCATGCTGACACCTGCCTTCCACTTCAACATCCTGAAGCCCTATATGAAGATTTTCAACGAGAGTGTGAACATCATGCAC GCCAAGTGGCAGCGCCTGGCCTCGGAGGGCAGTATCCGCCTAGACATGTTTGAACACATCAGCCTCATGACTCTGGACAGCCTGCTGAAATGTGTCTTCAGCTTCAACAGCCACTGCCAGGA GAAGCCCAGCAAATACATTGCAGCCATCCTGGAGCTCAGTGCCCTTGTAGTAAAACGGAACCGGCAGATCTTTCTGCACCCAGACTTCCTGTATCATCTCACTCCTGATGGGCAGCGCTTCCGCAAAGCCTGCCAGCTGGTGCATGACTTCACAGACGCCGTCATCCAGGAGCGGCGCCACACCCTCCCTGATGAGGGTGCTGATGACGTCCTCATGGACAAGGCCAGGACCAGGACTTTGGATTTCATTGACGTGCTCCTGCTGGCCAAG GATGCAGATGGGAAGCTACTGTCAGATGAGGACATCCGAGCGGAGGCTGACACCTTCATGTTTGGGG GCCATGACACCACAGCCAGCAGCCTCTCCTGGATCCTGTATAACCTTGCAAAGCACCCGGAGTACCAGGATCGCTGCCGTCAGGAGGTGCAAGAGCTCCTGAGGGACCGTCAGTCAGAGGAGATTGAATG GGACGACCTGGCCAACTTGCCCTTCCTGACCATGTGCATCAAGGAGAGTCTGCGATTACATCCACCAGTTCCCTTCATCTCCCGCTGCTGTACCCAGGACGTTGTGCTCCCGGATGGCCGTGCTATCCCCAAAG GTGTTATCTGCACGATTAGCATTTTCGGGACCCATCACAACCCGTCAATCTGGCCGAACCCTGAG GTCTATGACCCCTTCCGCTTCCACCCAGAAAACATCAAGGAGAGGTCACCTCTGGCTTTCATTCCTTTCTCAGCTGGTCCCAG GGGGCAGTCTGAGCCCCTGTCCCTCCCGCAGGAACTGCATCGGGCAGACGTTCGCCATGACCGAGATGAAGGTGGTCCTGGCGCTCACGTTACTGCGCTTCCGCGTCCTGCCGGACGAGGTTGA